Proteins found in one Zea mays cultivar B73 chromosome 1, Zm-B73-REFERENCE-NAM-5.0, whole genome shotgun sequence genomic segment:
- the LOC100383565 gene encoding putative alcohol dehydrogenase superfamily protein gives MAANGKSSLANGASTGGKPIKCKAAVAWGPGEPLVMEEVEVAPPGRLEVRVKLLFTSICHTDLSFLKGENELHRKFPRILGHEAAGVVESVGDGVEDLAAGDHVIPIFNGECGACAYCESDRTNLCGTYRVDASKSTMVSDGGTRFSVADRVSGRTVPVYHFLNTSTFTEYTVLDAACAAKVNPEAPLQKMCLLSCGISTGVGAVWNTANVSAGSTVAIFGLGAVGLAVAEGARLRGAARIIGVDINPEKFTKGREMGVTDFVDSRASDKPVHEVIREMTHGGVDYSFECTGINGVLREAFVSTHDGWGLTVVLGIHATPKMLPLHPMELFDGRRITACVFGDVKGKSQLPAIVDKCVNGDLDINLDGFITHRMPFSDINKAIQLLEEGKSLRCVLNL, from the exons ATGGCGGCCAACGGCAAGAGCAGCTTGGCGAACGGCGCCTCCACCGGGGGAAAGCCCATCAAATGCAAAG CGGCGGTGGCGTGGGGGCCCGGCGAGCCGCTTGTGATGGAGGAGGTGGAGGTGGCGCCGCCGGGGCGCCTGGAGGTGCGCGTGAAGCTGCTCTTCACCTCCATCTGCCACACCGATCTCAGTTTCTTGAAGGGAGAG AACGAGCTGCACCGCAAGTTCCCCCGCATCCTGGGCCATGAGGCAGCCGG AGTGGTGGAGAGCGTGGGGGACGGGGTGGAGGATCTGGCCGCCGGCGACCATGTGATCCCCATCTTCAACGGCGAGTGCGGGGCGTGCGCCTACTGCGAGTCCGATCGGACAAACCTGTGCGGGACCTACCGCGTGGACGCTTCCAAGAGCACCATGGTCTCTGACGGCGGCACCAGGTTCTCCGTAGCGGACCGCGTGTCCGGCCGCACCGTGCCGGTCTACCACTTCCTCAACACCTCAACCTTCACCGAGTACACCGTGCTGGACGCGGCCTGCGCCGCCAAGGTCAACCCCGAGGCACCACTGCAAAAGATGTGCCTCCTCAGCTGTGGCATCTCCACAG GAGTTGGGGCTGTATGGAACACAGCCAACGTTTCCGCGGGCTCCACCGTTGCGATTTTCGGCCTTGGCGCTGTCGGGCTCGCG GTTGCTGAGGGTGCCAGGCTACGAGGGGCAGCTCGGATCATCGGTGTTGACATAAACCCtgaaaagttcaccaaag GGAGAGAGATGGGCGTCACTGACTTTGTCGACTCCAGGGCCTCTGACAAACCGGTGCACGAG GTGATCAGGGAGATGACCCATGGAGGTGTCGACTACAGCTTTGAGTGTACCGGGATCAACGGCGTGCTGCGAGAGGCCTTCGTGTCCACGCATGAC GGTTGGGGCCTGACGGTGGTGCTGGGGATCCATGCGACGCCCAAGATGCTGCCGCTGCACCCGATGGAGCTCTTCGACGGCCGTCGGATCACCGCCTGCGTCTTCGGTGACGTCAAGGGGAAGTCCCAGCTGCCGGCCATCGTCGACAAGTGCGTCAACGGG GACCTGGATATAAACCTTGACGGGTTCATAACACACAGGATGCCCTTCTCGGACATCAACAAAGCCATCCAGTTGCTGGAGGAAGGCAAGTCCCTTAGATGCGTGCTCAACCTCTGA